The following are encoded together in the Flavihumibacter fluvii genome:
- a CDS encoding alpha/beta hydrolase encodes MKWSRYLKMFILLYAVAGIAIYYLQDQFLFHPETLLKKASFGFTMPHKEVNIPFDASSNLNIVQFKLDTNNYQKPKGVVLYFHGNRKNISWYAKYVPAFTHAGYEVWMIDYPGFGKSTGPLTEERLYAYSEQLYKLAHATFAADSIIVYGKSMGTGIAAELAARYTTKLLVLETPYYSIRSLVKRYLPIYPVDRLIHFELPTYKHLQNVTEPVVIFQGTDDGVVPFKNAIKLQPLLKAGDQFVTIEGGSHNDIPTYPVYQKKIDSLLR; translated from the coding sequence ATGAAATGGTCGCGTTACCTGAAGATGTTTATCCTGCTCTATGCTGTTGCGGGGATTGCTATATATTACCTGCAGGACCAATTCCTGTTTCACCCTGAAACTTTATTGAAGAAAGCATCTTTTGGTTTTACGATGCCCCATAAGGAAGTCAATATTCCTTTTGATGCCAGTTCCAACCTGAATATTGTGCAGTTTAAACTGGATACAAACAACTACCAAAAACCCAAAGGGGTGGTATTATATTTCCATGGAAACCGCAAGAACATTTCATGGTATGCTAAATACGTGCCAGCGTTCACCCATGCGGGATATGAAGTGTGGATGATCGATTATCCGGGATTTGGAAAAAGTACAGGACCGCTTACGGAAGAACGACTCTATGCCTATTCAGAACAATTGTATAAACTGGCCCATGCGACATTTGCTGCAGACAGTATAATCGTTTATGGGAAAAGCATGGGCACAGGCATCGCTGCAGAACTGGCAGCCCGGTATACCACAAAATTGCTGGTACTTGAAACACCCTATTACAGCATCAGGTCGCTGGTGAAAAGGTATTTGCCCATTTACCCGGTGGACCGGTTGATCCACTTTGAGTTGCCCACCTACAAACACCTGCAAAATGTGACGGAACCAGTTGTGATCTTCCAGGGTACCGATGATGGTGTAGTCCCTTTTAAAAATGCAATAAAATTACAACCCTTGCTGAAAGCAGGAGATCAGTTTGTGACCATTGAGGGCGGGAGTCACAATGACATTCCGACTTACCCGGTTTACCAGAAAAAGATAGATTCCCTGCTGCGCTAA
- a CDS encoding AsmA family protein, protein MKKKLWKILKISGISITALFALLFLLPILFPGKIEEKIKEWTNQAISGELNFKKVRLSFFEHFPALTLTLHEFSLKGSAPFDKDTLIAGNTLSFGIDLGSVFGKAVRVNKFFIDKARINVSVDKNGNANYNIYNSDTSSTSTSQDSSNTQLKIEGIFITRSKLVYNDQSLPMVITADGFHYTGSGNLASTNFELASHLHADSLDFSYDGSTFLEKRSIDADLTTGINTTSLALTFRKNNILINKLPIDFSGNMTILKDGYDIDLKLVSGTTDFGNLFSILPPDYEDWFKDTRFKGTSRLTLDVKGNYRAAENRAPDLVTRLWVRDGQVNHKNAPAPLDHFNLVASVLLPKLNTDSLTLQVDTLDFDIKGKPSRATLYLQGINTPYIKADVNSQLDLALLDQAIGLSFAELKGQATFQLQADGKYTTGQNPKNFRPDTVITAIPVFQLKATIKNGYYKQKDLPLAIEKVDAAIEAASKDGLWNSITAAIKTIHAEIGKGFLDGHITLQGLEKTDLQANLKARLQLDDLEKAIPMKGYSFAGLFSTDFSANGRLDPEQKTFPVLKADLQLTNGRIQTPYYPAPIRDLEIKGQASSIKGSYQDLTVKFPAISFQFEGQPFEMTADCSNFNDLHYAITGKGTLDLTSIYQVFAIKDYAIAGKLKTDFSAKGKQSDAVAGRFANLKNSGTIEFNQMELSAKEYPAPFFIPTGKMEFIQDKAWLKNMVLQYRQNEFRLNGSAQNFISYLLQNDILIGNLTVESKKVNIDDFMAFAATDTAQVQQSATNTGVVLLPSNLNLTLVAGVKEVTYGKTTLTDFSGNLSLKNSHLQLSDTRFSIAGAIFTLGASYLPVDPRNARFTFTVKADSFDVKRAYHEIPLFHEMASAAAKAEGRISLDYALNGRLDDQMKPVLPSIKGKGALTLADVKINGLKLFSAVSKATGKDSINNPNLKAVVLKTSIQNNIITLERTKMRVFGFRPRIEGQTSLDGKLNLRFRLGLPPLGIIRIPMTITGTAENPIVKMKKGTESDELTEEADPETE, encoded by the coding sequence ATGAAAAAAAAATTGTGGAAGATCCTGAAGATCAGCGGCATTTCAATTACCGCCTTATTTGCCCTGCTTTTTTTATTACCGATCCTCTTTCCCGGAAAAATTGAAGAAAAAATCAAGGAATGGACCAACCAGGCCATCTCCGGTGAACTGAATTTTAAAAAAGTGCGCCTGTCATTTTTTGAACATTTCCCGGCACTCACCTTAACGCTCCATGAATTTTCGCTTAAAGGTTCTGCTCCATTTGACAAAGACACACTTATTGCCGGCAATACCCTAAGCTTTGGAATTGACCTGGGTTCAGTATTCGGGAAAGCAGTAAGGGTGAATAAATTTTTTATAGACAAAGCCCGCATTAATGTTTCGGTGGATAAAAACGGTAATGCCAATTACAATATCTACAATAGCGATACAAGCAGCACAAGCACCAGCCAGGATAGCAGTAACACACAATTAAAGATTGAAGGCATCTTTATTACCAGGAGTAAACTGGTGTACAATGACCAGTCCCTCCCGATGGTCATAACAGCTGATGGCTTTCACTATACCGGTAGTGGAAACCTGGCCAGCACCAACTTTGAGCTAGCCTCGCACCTGCATGCCGACAGTCTGGATTTCAGCTACGATGGCAGCACCTTCCTGGAAAAAAGAAGCATAGATGCCGACCTTACCACGGGCATCAATACCACTTCACTTGCGCTTACTTTCAGGAAAAATAATATCCTCATCAACAAACTACCCATTGATTTTTCAGGCAATATGACGATCCTGAAAGATGGCTATGATATTGACCTGAAACTGGTTTCCGGCACCACGGATTTCGGAAATTTGTTTTCCATCCTGCCACCTGATTATGAAGACTGGTTCAAGGATACCCGGTTTAAAGGAACCAGCCGCCTGACACTGGATGTTAAAGGGAATTACAGGGCAGCAGAAAACCGGGCACCAGACCTGGTCACAAGATTATGGGTACGCGATGGCCAGGTCAACCACAAGAACGCACCGGCGCCATTGGATCATTTCAACCTGGTTGCGAGTGTATTGTTACCGAAACTCAATACAGACAGCCTGACCCTGCAGGTAGACACGCTGGATTTTGACATAAAGGGGAAACCATCCAGGGCAACATTATACCTGCAAGGAATCAATACACCGTATATAAAAGCAGATGTGAACAGCCAGTTGGACCTGGCATTGCTGGACCAGGCGATCGGATTAAGCTTTGCAGAATTAAAGGGGCAGGCAACCTTCCAATTGCAGGCTGACGGAAAATATACCACCGGCCAGAACCCCAAAAATTTCAGGCCCGATACCGTCATAACTGCGATCCCGGTTTTCCAATTAAAAGCGACCATAAAAAATGGTTACTATAAACAAAAAGACCTGCCCCTGGCCATTGAAAAAGTTGATGCAGCAATTGAAGCTGCATCCAAAGATGGCCTATGGAATAGTATTACTGCTGCTATTAAAACCATACACGCAGAAATTGGAAAAGGTTTTTTAGATGGACATATTACCCTGCAAGGACTTGAAAAGACCGACCTGCAAGCCAACCTGAAAGCCAGGCTGCAATTGGATGACCTGGAAAAAGCTATCCCGATGAAGGGTTACAGTTTCGCCGGATTATTCAGCACTGACTTTAGCGCAAACGGCCGGCTCGATCCTGAACAGAAAACTTTTCCGGTTTTAAAGGCAGATCTTCAATTGACCAATGGCAGGATTCAAACACCTTACTACCCGGCACCCATCCGGGACCTGGAAATTAAAGGCCAGGCCAGCAGTATAAAAGGCAGTTACCAGGACCTAACCGTAAAATTCCCGGCAATATCCTTTCAATTTGAGGGGCAGCCATTTGAAATGACCGCTGACTGCTCCAATTTCAATGACCTCCATTATGCCATCACCGGAAAAGGAACCCTTGACCTGACCAGTATCTACCAGGTATTTGCTATTAAGGATTATGCAATAGCCGGAAAACTGAAAACAGACTTCAGTGCAAAAGGGAAACAGTCCGATGCCGTAGCTGGCCGATTTGCTAACCTTAAAAACAGCGGCACCATCGAATTCAACCAGATGGAATTATCAGCAAAAGAATACCCTGCCCCATTCTTCATTCCAACCGGGAAAATGGAGTTTATCCAGGACAAAGCGTGGCTGAAAAACATGGTGCTACAATACCGGCAAAATGAATTCAGGCTAAATGGCTCTGCACAGAATTTCATAAGCTACCTGTTGCAAAACGATATACTGATCGGCAATTTAACTGTAGAAAGCAAAAAGGTTAATATTGATGATTTCATGGCATTTGCCGCCACAGACACAGCACAGGTGCAGCAATCTGCAACGAATACAGGGGTAGTGTTATTACCATCCAACCTCAACCTCACGCTGGTCGCCGGCGTTAAGGAGGTGACCTATGGAAAAACTACCCTTACCGATTTTAGCGGGAACCTCAGTTTAAAAAACAGCCACCTGCAACTAAGTGATACCCGGTTCTCCATTGCCGGTGCCATATTTACACTGGGTGCCAGTTACCTGCCGGTTGACCCCCGAAATGCCCGATTCACCTTTACCGTTAAAGCAGATTCCTTCGATGTGAAAAGGGCCTATCATGAAATCCCCTTATTCCATGAAATGGCCAGTGCGGCAGCAAAGGCAGAAGGTCGGATATCATTGGATTACGCCCTGAACGGCCGCCTGGATGACCAGATGAAACCAGTGCTGCCATCCATAAAAGGTAAGGGTGCCTTAACCCTGGCTGATGTAAAAATAAATGGGTTGAAATTATTCAGTGCAGTCAGTAAGGCAACCGGAAAAGACAGCATCAATAACCCCAACCTGAAAGCAGTTGTCTTAAAGACATCCATCCAAAACAATATTATCACGCTGGAAAGGACCAAAATGCGGGTCTTTGGATTCAGGCCCAGGATTGAAGGGCAAACTTCGCTGGATGGCAAACTAAACCTGCGTTTCAGGCTTGGCTTACCGCCACTTGGGATCATAAGGATACCCATGACAATCACCGGAACGGCAGAGAACCCAATCGTTAAAATGAAAAAAGGGACTGAATCCGATGAATTGACCGAAGAAGCAGACCCCGAAACTGAATAA
- a CDS encoding alpha/beta hydrolase gives MNTIGYILLSIAVLSIAAYFLQDKFIFKPERLQQDFRFSYDAPFKELFFDVSPGVRINGLHFYREKPLGLILYLHGNSRSIKGWAKYARDFYRYDYDVVLIDYRGFGKSTGKRSEKEILGDIQFVYGSLTEKLPEHHMIVYGRSIGSGFAAKLAADNKPRYLILDAPYYSFKKVVERFLPILPVSLVLRYHLRTDKWIRHVNCHTYILHGTRDWLIPVKHSEKLQKINPGKITLIRIHGGGHNNLPSFPEYHNFLRDILKY, from the coding sequence TTGAACACAATAGGCTATATTCTTTTAAGCATTGCCGTGCTAAGTATTGCAGCCTATTTCCTGCAGGATAAATTCATCTTCAAACCTGAAAGACTACAACAGGATTTCCGCTTTAGTTATGACGCACCTTTTAAGGAATTATTCTTCGATGTTTCGCCAGGTGTGCGGATCAATGGATTGCATTTCTACAGGGAGAAACCTTTGGGGTTGATTTTATACCTCCATGGCAATTCAAGAAGTATTAAAGGCTGGGCCAAATATGCCAGGGATTTTTACCGCTATGATTACGATGTGGTACTGATCGACTACCGGGGGTTCGGCAAGAGTACCGGCAAGCGCAGTGAAAAAGAGATCCTGGGCGACATCCAGTTTGTGTACGGTTCCCTCACTGAAAAACTGCCGGAACACCATATGATCGTTTATGGTCGCAGCATCGGTAGCGGTTTTGCCGCCAAGCTGGCCGCTGACAACAAACCCCGCTACCTGATCCTCGATGCACCTTACTACAGTTTCAAAAAGGTAGTAGAAAGGTTCCTGCCCATCCTGCCGGTATCCCTTGTGCTGCGCTACCACTTGCGCACCGACAAATGGATCAGGCATGTGAACTGCCATACCTATATTTTGCATGGCACCCGCGATTGGCTCATACCGGTAAAGCACAGTGAAAAGCTACAGAAGATCAATCCGGGTAAAATCACACTAATCCGCATTCATGGTGGCGGCCACAATAACCTGCCCTCCTTTCCGGAATACCATAATTTTTTACGGGATATTCTTAAGTATTAA
- a CDS encoding phosphotriesterase family protein translates to MANDQVQTVSGPLPVAAMGKTLVHEHVLVDFIGAGQINDQRWDRSTVIKKVLPYIRAAKQLGINTMFDCTPAYLGRDPLLLKALADSTGMNFLTNTGLYGAVNNKYLPAYAFTETARQLADRWIREAEAGIDGTGIRPGFIKIGVGDSLLTPLHRKLVEAAAMTHLRTGLTICSHTGPAIAAFDEIKVLQHMGVDPAAFVWVHAQAEKDLGALVKAAKSGAWISLDGIGWGDVSEYLPKISALKDAGLLRKVLISHDAGWYKPGEYDGGDFNGFTNISQQLFPALLSKGYTQKDLDTLLIINPARAFLPQIKKLK, encoded by the coding sequence ATGGCTAACGACCAGGTGCAAACGGTAAGTGGGCCTCTTCCTGTTGCAGCCATGGGGAAAACCCTTGTGCATGAGCATGTACTGGTTGATTTTATTGGTGCCGGCCAGATCAATGACCAGCGTTGGGACAGGTCTACTGTGATCAAAAAAGTTTTGCCTTATATCCGGGCGGCAAAGCAACTGGGTATTAATACGATGTTCGATTGCACACCCGCTTACCTGGGCCGCGACCCGTTGTTATTAAAAGCCCTTGCTGATAGTACCGGTATGAATTTCCTGACCAATACCGGACTCTATGGTGCGGTAAACAACAAATACCTGCCTGCTTATGCTTTCACGGAAACAGCCCGGCAACTTGCGGACAGGTGGATCCGGGAAGCTGAAGCTGGTATTGATGGTACAGGTATCCGGCCTGGCTTCATTAAAATTGGCGTTGGGGATAGTTTACTGACGCCCTTGCATCGAAAGCTGGTGGAAGCGGCCGCAATGACACACCTGCGCACAGGGCTCACTATCTGTTCGCATACCGGTCCGGCAATCGCTGCCTTTGATGAAATCAAGGTACTTCAGCATATGGGGGTTGATCCGGCTGCGTTTGTATGGGTACATGCCCAGGCTGAAAAGGATTTAGGCGCATTGGTCAAAGCCGCCAAATCCGGCGCCTGGATAAGCCTTGATGGCATTGGTTGGGGGGATGTTTCCGAATACCTGCCAAAGATATCCGCTTTAAAAGATGCCGGCTTGCTGCGTAAAGTATTGATTTCGCATGATGCTGGCTGGTATAAGCCCGGTGAATATGATGGCGGCGACTTCAATGGGTTCACCAATATCAGTCAACAGTTATTCCCGGCCCTTCTTTCTAAAGGGTATACCCAAAAAGATCTTGATACCTTATTGATCATTAATCCAGCAAGGGCTTTCCTCCCCCAAATAAAAAAACTTAAATAG
- a CDS encoding rhodanese-like domain-containing protein: MHQISVPDLQVLLQLDPLIFMVDVREEEEHEQYNIGGINIPLGEIMQQAAIIPKSTKVIFYCKRGIRSAIAIQRLEEKFGYTNLLNLQGGTEEWKRMNRESGEGPI; this comes from the coding sequence GTGCACCAGATCTCAGTCCCCGACCTGCAGGTTTTACTGCAATTGGACCCCTTGATTTTTATGGTCGATGTCCGCGAAGAAGAGGAACATGAGCAATACAATATCGGCGGTATAAACATCCCCCTTGGAGAGATCATGCAGCAGGCTGCCATCATTCCAAAATCTACTAAAGTAATCTTCTATTGTAAAAGGGGGATCAGGAGTGCCATTGCCATACAACGACTCGAAGAGAAATTCGGGTATACCAACCTGCTGAATTTACAGGGCGGCACAGAAGAATGGAAGCGGATGAACCGGGAATCGGGTGAAGGGCCTATTTAA
- a CDS encoding KUP/HAK/KT family potassium transporter codes for MSKHLNKATLAGLVVALGIIYGDIGTSPLYVLNAIIKDKTISEKLILGGLSCIIWTLTLQTTVKYVILTLQADNRGEGGIFSLYALVRRQKKWLVIPAMIGGAALLADGMITPPITVTSAIEGLRQIPHFSSIEQSTVMYIVLGIISMLFFVQQFGTASIGKLFGPIMVIWFTMLAVMGIIHLSDDLGIFKAFSPYYAIDLLTTYPKGFWILGAVFLCTTGAEALYSDLGHCGKQNIRVSWIFVKTALILNYLGQGAWLLANYNGKMFDTANMNPFYSLFPNWFILPGIAIATAAAIIASQALISGSFTLISEAMRLNLWPRLRINYPTEAKGQLYIPGINLILFLGCIGVVLYFKKSSNMEAAYGLAITLCMIATSILFSNYLISKRVPSLLIYLYLAVYFSIEFSFLFANLDKFEHGGYVTLIIGGILFIIMYVWYRSRKIKNRYVEFVRLEHYVPMIQELSNDKTVPKHATHLVYMTSANNPKEIEHKIIYSILNKKPKRADIYWFVHVDTLDDPYTCEYVVDHIIPNDIIRVELRLGFRMEAKVNLLFRKVVEDLVANKEVNIYSRYESLERNNVVGDFQFIVMEKYLSQDNELPLFEKMVMKIYFWLKDISLSEERGFGLDPANVVVEKFPLIVAPVTTIRLKRVYHDETAEF; via the coding sequence GTGAGCAAACATTTGAATAAGGCCACCCTTGCTGGACTGGTCGTTGCTTTAGGCATTATTTACGGTGATATCGGAACATCTCCCCTTTATGTACTCAATGCCATTATTAAAGACAAAACAATTAGTGAAAAGTTGATTCTTGGCGGATTATCCTGCATCATCTGGACACTCACGCTTCAAACCACAGTAAAGTATGTTATTCTGACCCTACAGGCGGACAACCGGGGGGAAGGCGGTATTTTCTCCCTTTATGCGCTGGTAAGAAGGCAAAAAAAATGGTTGGTCATTCCGGCAATGATTGGTGGCGCCGCCTTGTTGGCAGATGGTATGATTACCCCGCCTATCACAGTGACTTCTGCCATTGAAGGTCTCCGGCAGATACCCCATTTCAGTTCCATTGAGCAGTCGACGGTAATGTATATAGTACTGGGCATTATATCCATGTTATTCTTTGTGCAGCAGTTCGGAACCGCCAGTATCGGTAAGCTTTTCGGTCCTATTATGGTCATCTGGTTCACCATGCTGGCGGTGATGGGGATTATTCACCTGAGCGACGACCTCGGGATATTCAAAGCATTTAGCCCATATTATGCCATTGATTTACTGACCACTTACCCTAAAGGGTTCTGGATACTGGGTGCCGTATTCCTATGTACCACCGGGGCCGAAGCCCTCTACTCCGACCTCGGGCATTGCGGAAAACAAAATATCAGGGTTTCCTGGATCTTTGTTAAAACCGCACTCATCTTAAATTACCTCGGGCAGGGCGCCTGGTTACTGGCGAATTATAATGGAAAAATGTTTGATACCGCGAATATGAATCCATTTTATTCGTTATTCCCTAACTGGTTCATTTTGCCCGGTATCGCCATAGCCACAGCTGCAGCGATTATTGCCAGCCAGGCATTGATTAGTGGATCATTCACCCTGATCAGCGAAGCGATGCGCCTGAACCTTTGGCCCAGGCTGCGGATCAATTATCCAACAGAAGCAAAAGGGCAGTTATATATTCCAGGCATTAACCTTATATTATTCCTGGGTTGTATCGGTGTGGTGCTTTATTTTAAAAAATCTTCCAACATGGAAGCCGCGTATGGACTGGCTATTACGCTTTGTATGATCGCCACTTCCATCCTGTTTTCAAACTACCTCATTTCAAAGCGGGTACCTTCTTTACTGATCTATTTATACCTCGCGGTGTATTTCAGTATTGAATTCAGTTTCCTCTTTGCAAACCTCGATAAGTTTGAACATGGCGGCTATGTAACCCTCATCATTGGCGGTATCCTGTTTATCATTATGTATGTTTGGTACAGAAGCCGTAAGATCAAGAACCGCTATGTTGAATTTGTCCGGCTTGAACATTATGTACCTATGATCCAGGAGCTCAGCAATGACAAAACAGTCCCTAAACATGCGACCCACCTTGTTTACATGACCAGTGCCAATAACCCCAAGGAAATTGAGCACAAGATCATTTACTCCATCTTGAATAAAAAGCCCAAGCGCGCAGATATTTACTGGTTCGTTCACGTGGATACCCTGGATGATCCTTACACCTGCGAATATGTGGTAGATCATATCATTCCAAATGACATCATCAGGGTGGAATTAAGGCTGGGCTTCAGGATGGAAGCAAAAGTCAACCTGCTCTTCCGTAAAGTTGTGGAAGACCTTGTAGCCAACAAGGAAGTAAATATTTATAGCCGGTATGAAAGCCTCGAACGCAATAACGTTGTAGGCGATTTCCAATTCATCGTAATGGAAAAATACCTGAGCCAGGATAATGAATTGCCTTTGTTCGAAAAGATGGTCATGAAAATTTATTTCTGGCTGAAGGATATCAGCCTGTCTGAAGAGCGTGGATTTGGTCTTGACCCTGCTAATGTAGTGGTAGAGAAATTCCCGTTGATCGTTGCACCTGTAACCACTATCCGGCTGAAAAGGGTATACCATGATGAAACGGCAGAATTTTAA